AATCTTCACCGCCCATGATCGGTTTTTCAAGTTCCACCAATTGATCTTCACCAAACAACTCTTTAGCGGAATCAATAATATTCTGCGTGCATGTTTCATTGTTGTCAACTGCAGGGTATCCTTCATTAAATCTAAAATCATACCTTCCGCCGGCTCCCTCAACCACTCCTTTCAGAATCGCCTCCATTCTTTCTTTGATCAGCATGGCGGTTTCCCGAGAGAATGTTCGAACTGTCCCAATCAGCTCCGCTTTTTCCGGTATGACGTTATACGTTGATCCCGCCTGAATTTTACCAATGGTTACAACAGCGGGCTCGGTTGGATTGATATTTCGGCTCACGATGGTTTGAAAATGGGTAATCACTTGAGCGGCCAGCACAATTGGGTCGATCGTTTCGTGAGGAGATGCGGCATGACCTCCCTTTCCATAAATTTCGATCTCAATTTCATCCGGGCGAGCCATCATCGGTCCGGTTTTGGCGGCAATTTTACCCACTTCGTAATTGGGATTCATATGAAGCCCATACACTTCCTGTACTCCCTGTTTCTGCAAAAATCCGGTCTCCATCAGCAGACGCCCGCCTCCGGGCAGTTTCTCCTCAGCAGGCTGGAAAATCAGTACAATCTTTCCGCTGATCTGATCCTTCAAATCCATCAATATTTTAGCTGCACCCAGCATATTGGCTGTGTGAGCATCATGTCCGCAGCAATGAGCCGCACCGGGCCTTTCAGATTTAAATTCCTGCTTTGCCTCACCTACTTCTTCCATTGCAAGCGCATCGATGTCGGCCCGAAGTGCAATCACACGGCCTGAAGGTTTTCCTTCAATGATTCCCACACATCCGGTTTCCAGCGGCCTGTGAGTTTCTATTCCCATCTGCTCCAGCTCATTCAAAATAAACTCGGTGGTATCGTACTCTTTATAGCTCACCTCAGGATTTTTATGAATGTGGCGCCTTACAGACACCATGTAATCGAAATGTATTTTCGCCTGTTTGTTTATCACTTCACGAAAGGTGCTCATGGAATCACTTTTTTTAATTCATTTGAAAGTTGAAAAATCTATAATCTGCAAGAATATACCGATTTCTATTCCGCAATATTATGTAACTCTGAAGTGGTCATTCCAACCAAACTCAAAATAGAGAAGGGATCTTTTTTGAACCATTACAAACTTTAAGTTTTCATCTATACTACTAAAATCATTTATATATTAAATAAGCGTTACATATTTATCCGTGAGAGACTTCAGGTTTCAACTAACAAAATATAGCTGTCAGTTAATCAGTATTGATAGTTTTTAAATGAAAAGTAAATCGTCAAATGAGGAGATTATGATAACAAATGGCCATTCTGACTTTTCAGTTCAAAACTATAAACCCTATACCCTCAGAAATTTTCGTGAAATTCCTCAAATGGAAAAACTGTCGGAAGAAGAGAAGTTCGCGATTGAAGTTGTGGGATCAGTTTTACCTTTCAAAGCCAATAATTATGTGATTGATGAATTAATTGATTGGGATAACGCCCCCGACGACCCCATTTTCATATTGACTTTTCCGGTAAAAGAGCTTTTGAAAGATGAACACTTTAATACGATGGCTGATCTGATTAGAAGCGGCGCTTCAAAAAACGAAATTAAAGCTAAGGCCAATGAAATCAGGTTGCAACTAAATCCCAATCCTGCAGGACAAATGGATCATAACGTTCCGCAGTATCATAAAGAAAAACTAGAGGGAATTCAGCATAAATATCGTGAAACAGCCCTCTTTTTTCCCAGCCAGGGACAAACCTGTCATGCATATTGTTCATTTTGTTTTCGCTGGCCTCAGTTTGTAGGCATGAAGGATTATAGATTTGCGACACGAGAAATTGAAAAACTTATCGGTTACCTCAGAGAAAATCCTCAGGTTACAGATGTTCTCATTACCGGCGGTGACCCAATGGTTATGAAAGCTGAAATTCTGGAACAATATATTAACCCGCTTCTTGAAGCTGACCTCCCAAATTTGCAAAACATTCGTATTGGAAGTAAATCCCTGAGTTACTGGCCCTACAAGTATGTAACTGACCGCGATGCAAACAAAACTCTCAATCTTTTTAGAAAAGTAGTTGATTCGGGAATACATCTTGCTTTTATGGCACATTTCAACCACCCGGTTGAACAGGAAACTGCCATTGTTAAAAAAGCCATTCAAAATATTCAACAGACTGGGGCTGTAATACGCACCCAGTCACCCCTGCTCTACAAAATTAATGATCATCCTGATATATGGGCTAAAATGTGGCAACAGCAGGTGCAAATGGGAATCATCCCGTACTATATGTTTGTGGTTCGAAACACCGGTGCTCAACACTTTTACGGTATCCCTCTTGAACGAGCCTGGCATATTTTTCGAGAGGCTTATCAACAAACAAGCGGACTTGGGCGAACCGTGAGAGGACCCAGCATGTCGGCTCATCCCGGCAAGGTGCAAATTCTCGGAGTAGAAGAGATCCACGGAGAAAAGGTGTTTGTACTTCGCCTCATTCAAGGCAGAAATCCCGACTGGGTAGACAGACCATTTTTTGCCGAGTATAATCCGGATGCCATCTGGCTTGATGATCTTAAACCGGCATTTGGACGATCAAAGTTCTTTTTTGAAAAAGACCTGAAAAAATCTCAGTCAAATAAAGTGAGATCTGTTTGAACGTTTAAAATATTCAGGCTGTTTTTTCTAAAAAAAGTAACTATATGAAGAAACTAACACTTTTACTTACCCTTTTGCTCCTTTTCACCCTCACGAACCAACTTTCTGCACAGGAGAGAATCACTGACGAAGAGCAGGCTCGATCCATTTTTGAAGAGGTGGATGACCGCAGAAATTCCATCGAGTCTGAAACGGCAAAAATGGAGATGGTGATTACCGATCCAAGAGGACGAACCCGTTCCAGAACCATGCAATCATGGAATTTGGTTGATGGCGACGATAACAAGAGCCTGATCATCTTTTCAGATCCGGGAAATGTTCGTGGCACCGGATTTCTATCCGTCCGTGAAGATGGCAGTACCACTCAGCGACTCTATCTTCCTTCTGTGGGACGAATACAAACAATCGGTTCAGCCGAGAGAGGCGACCGCTTTATGGGAAGTGATTTTACCTACGAAGATCTTGGAGATCAGGATCCGGATGATTATGACTTTGAGTGGCTCGAAGAAAATGAAGACTACTATCTGGTCCGAGCTTCTAAACCGGATTCCGATCAGTATGCTTATGTGGAATTTGAAATTTTAAAAGAGAAGTACGCTCTGCAAAAAATCCACTATTATGATGAAGATGATAATCAAATCAAACGTCTTGAAGCGGAGAATTTAGAGGAGATCACGGACCAACTCTGGAGCCCGACTAAGATGACGATGTATGATCTGCGCGAAGATCGAAAAACAGAAATCACCTGGAGCGACAGGGAAATCAACAGCACGATTGAGGATTGGAGATTTACAGAGCGCGGATTGAGGAGAGGAATTTGATTCAGTATTAAGTAGTAAGTATTAGGTAGCAAGTAAAAATGCAGTTTACTTTATACTTCATACTTACTACCCAATACTCTTCTTTATTAAAACGGAACCACCGCACGCACCCGATAGTAAAGATCGTAATCGGTATTTGTGAAAAGCTCCTGCGCCGGCTGTGCAATTCCAACTGCATGGGCAATCCTGATGCCGGCAAGACTTAGTGAATTTTTCAGTTCAGCACCTGCTCCCCATCGCTGTTCCCTGCCTGTGGTCCCATCTACAAACCGTGCATTCCAAACCACACCGACGTCTGAAAACATCGAAATTGAAGTTGCCCCTAAATCCAGCAGTCCTAAAATGGTTGTATCTAAAGAGGGCAGAAATGGTATCCGATACTCAAATCGGCCAAACGCTACACGATCTCCGGCAATAAACTCCCGGTATCCGCGAACTCTTTCAGCCTGATTAAACAACTCGAGCGGCACTTCTCCCGGCAAACTTAAATGGATATTATCCAGCCGGGAAAAACCGATATAGTTTTGGAGTAACGGAGATCCCCACTGCTGCTGATATCGTCCGTATAGATATATCCTCTGCATTCCGATTGGGTGCAACACCTTGTATGCGCTCAAATCTGCCGTTGCAAATCTCACTTCCGATCCAAATATCTTTTCTGCACCTGTCAGTAAACCTCGAACTCCCCAGCCGTCCAGCGGGTGAATCACATTATCTCTCCAAGGCCTCTGTTTTTTGATCTGAAATCCAACCGTCAGATCTGTTTGCCGGGCTTGCTCCGGCGCCGGTACCTGGAATGAACCCGTAAATGCATCCCGATCAAAAGGGTGAATCAGAACATGACGGAGTCGTGTATAAACACTGCCATCTTGATAAGGCGCCTCAAAACGGTCAACCGGAATATTTACCGTAATCTGACCGCCAATGAGCTCCTCAACCAGAAATTTATCCCCATAAAAAAAGGCGCTCCCCGGAGTTTTATAGATCGAGGTGGTAATAGATGGATAAAACTGGTTGTTGATATAGCTCAACACACCGTATGAGTAGTCTAAATTACCAAGCGAAATGTTTCCTGTTGCCGCAAAAAGATGTTTACCCAGCGGTTCTGTAAATCCGGTCACCCCAAACAGTCCCCAGTTTCTCGAATCTCCGAAGTAAGGCAGTATGATGGTTGATGCATGCGTCAAATTCTGAATCGGCCGGTACTTGTACTGGTCGACAATCAGACTTTCATCGGGCTCAATACCGGACGAAATCATATTCGGCGCCTGTTTGAGCCTCCAGCTCGAATAAACTTCGGGCACCCTATCATCACCCAAGAATACATCCCTATGCGGATCAACCCAATAGACTTGATCCCTTCGTTTTGTTTCACTCGCTTTGATCAGCAGTCTTTCCGTCTCGAGCGTATCCACTGATGATGTCCAGCCATAAACTTCTCCACCGGTGAAGAGATTGGTTATCCGACGCTCTTCCCCTGTTTCAAAATCGTACAAAAACACATTCGGCACTTCATCGCGAAGGGATGTGTAAGCCATCTTGCTGCCATCGGGACTCAAAACAAAATTTCTGTTGTCTGTATCATTTCGGTCCAATACTGTTTCATTGCCTGAAAGGGGATCGACCAAAACCATATTACGATTACCGTTTTCATCGAACTTATGAATCAGCCAAGACTGATCGCTTTTTACCCAAAGCGGATGGAAAATCTGAATATCATTTTGATAATTTGTGATTCTATTCTCCTCTCCGGTTTCCAGATCCAGCTGAAATAAATTCCCATTCCCATCTTCGTTAACAATGTAGGCAATTGTGTTCTTTAGCGGACCCTGTGTAGGGTATTTAGCTCTCCGGCTGTGGGTAAGTTGTTCTTCCTTTCCAGACTCGATATCCAGGGTGAAAATGTCATTCAACAGTGAAGAGTTTACTCCCCGAACCGTTCGGGAATAATACAGAGCTGAACCGTCAGAACTCCATGCAAGGTCTGAGTTGATGGAGCCCTCTGCTATTTTCCGGCTGCTTCGGGTAGAATCGTTCTGAATGATATGGAGACTCCGAACCGGACGGGCAAGAGACTGCAGTGAAAGTACGGCAAGTTGTGAGCCATCCGGACTTACCGCCACATCGTAATAGAACTGACCGGGAAGGGAAATCGGTTCTGTGTCCAATGAATCCGTGCGCTCCATTTGAGATGCCAGGGTATTGTAGTAGACATTCATGTGCTTGCGCCAATCCTCATAAAAAGATTGATATCCGCCTTCTACCGCATCATCAAAGGCACTGTTAAAATCGTGGTACTCTATTCCCAGAAAATCATCTCTG
This portion of the Rhodohalobacter barkolensis genome encodes:
- a CDS encoding KamA family radical SAM protein, which codes for MITNGHSDFSVQNYKPYTLRNFREIPQMEKLSEEEKFAIEVVGSVLPFKANNYVIDELIDWDNAPDDPIFILTFPVKELLKDEHFNTMADLIRSGASKNEIKAKANEIRLQLNPNPAGQMDHNVPQYHKEKLEGIQHKYRETALFFPSQGQTCHAYCSFCFRWPQFVGMKDYRFATREIEKLIGYLRENPQVTDVLITGGDPMVMKAEILEQYINPLLEADLPNLQNIRIGSKSLSYWPYKYVTDRDANKTLNLFRKVVDSGIHLAFMAHFNHPVEQETAIVKKAIQNIQQTGAVIRTQSPLLYKINDHPDIWAKMWQQQVQMGIIPYYMFVVRNTGAQHFYGIPLERAWHIFREAYQQTSGLGRTVRGPSMSAHPGKVQILGVEEIHGEKVFVLRLIQGRNPDWVDRPFFAEYNPDAIWLDDLKPAFGRSKFFFEKDLKKSQSNKVRSV
- a CDS encoding M20 metallopeptidase family protein produces the protein MSTFREVINKQAKIHFDYMVSVRRHIHKNPEVSYKEYDTTEFILNELEQMGIETHRPLETGCVGIIEGKPSGRVIALRADIDALAMEEVGEAKQEFKSERPGAAHCCGHDAHTANMLGAAKILMDLKDQISGKIVLIFQPAEEKLPGGGRLLMETGFLQKQGVQEVYGLHMNPNYEVGKIAAKTGPMMARPDEIEIEIYGKGGHAASPHETIDPIVLAAQVITHFQTIVSRNINPTEPAVVTIGKIQAGSTYNVIPEKAELIGTVRTFSRETAMLIKERMEAILKGVVEGAGGRYDFRFNEGYPAVDNNETCTQNIIDSAKELFGEDQLVELEKPIMGGEDFAFYQQEFPGAFYFLGSRSEEADSGWSWHHPKYNIDERAFLTGAALMARLALKE
- a CDS encoding outer membrane lipoprotein-sorting protein; its protein translation is MKKLTLLLTLLLLFTLTNQLSAQERITDEEQARSIFEEVDDRRNSIESETAKMEMVITDPRGRTRSRTMQSWNLVDGDDNKSLIIFSDPGNVRGTGFLSVREDGSTTQRLYLPSVGRIQTIGSAERGDRFMGSDFTYEDLGDQDPDDYDFEWLEENEDYYLVRASKPDSDQYAYVEFEILKEKYALQKIHYYDEDDNQIKRLEAENLEEITDQLWSPTKMTMYDLREDRKTEITWSDREINSTIEDWRFTERGLRRGI
- a CDS encoding M48 family metalloprotease; amino-acid sequence: MKTVISLLLLLLVITVDLSAQGFNSLNGRNHPYLNWQVAETEHFRIIYPDRISNIIPQASAIAEESYAALSANLEVDFSKKVRIYLSDEDEIVNGFANPIGKGYTAIWVNLNDYAETKTGSEKWLRKVIAHELGHIFHFKAVWSDFGLLNYVIADPLPRHWTEGLAQYQTEYWDSQRGDRWLRKAIFDSRPGFNDGQSIENGRLMYAVGNSQLRYFTEKYGDSTLVNLLSHRDDFLGIEYHDFNSAFDDAVEGGYQSFYEDWRKHMNVYYNTLASQMERTDSLDTEPISLPGQFYYDVAVSPDGSQLAVLSLQSLARPVRSLHIIQNDSTRSSRKIAEGSINSDLAWSSDGSALYYSRTVRGVNSSLLNDIFTLDIESGKEEQLTHSRRAKYPTQGPLKNTIAYIVNEDGNGNLFQLDLETGEENRITNYQNDIQIFHPLWVKSDQSWLIHKFDENGNRNMVLVDPLSGNETVLDRNDTDNRNFVLSPDGSKMAYTSLRDEVPNVFLYDFETGEERRITNLFTGGEVYGWTSSVDTLETERLLIKASETKRRDQVYWVDPHRDVFLGDDRVPEVYSSWRLKQAPNMISSGIEPDESLIVDQYKYRPIQNLTHASTIILPYFGDSRNWGLFGVTGFTEPLGKHLFAATGNISLGNLDYSYGVLSYINNQFYPSITTSIYKTPGSAFFYGDKFLVEELIGGQITVNIPVDRFEAPYQDGSVYTRLRHVLIHPFDRDAFTGSFQVPAPEQARQTDLTVGFQIKKQRPWRDNVIHPLDGWGVRGLLTGAEKIFGSEVRFATADLSAYKVLHPIGMQRIYLYGRYQQQWGSPLLQNYIGFSRLDNIHLSLPGEVPLELFNQAERVRGYREFIAGDRVAFGRFEYRIPFLPSLDTTILGLLDLGATSISMFSDVGVVWNARFVDGTTGREQRWGAGAELKNSLSLAGIRIAHAVGIAQPAQELFTNTDYDLYYRVRAVVPF